The region tattccctccctagccgctccagcaccgagagCCTTCTCCCCCTTAAATCAAGCACCCAAAAAcatcaccttccaaactccaccatggccgaacgtgaactgcgcagcatccatatgagccgcgattggagcaatctccttggtgacatcctcgacctctgttgttcgtgtatggatatgttgagcgccctgcggctggctgcatgctcgagggatatgcacacggccatcgtcgaagcgatgcctaagcttttcaagataccctgcttgctgctatctggtcttgcgagatttgctcaccatgatacggaggcgtacatgatgcccgtcgacttcaatccgatctccattagccgaaatttCTTTgctggtatgtagtgggtcgccgtacatcatttcctttGACTTCGatctgatcaccatcgcccgaaacttcttggcaggtatgtactgggtcggcatgaactcccactggatggctgccgtaAGAGAAGATgggaaaaagttggtgctcgtgaacttccaaacctcccatgagattatccttcctccgttggattatatagagttttactatcgcggtccaagtcatctagattacgacGTTTGTTGGACAaaccttgttttgcagaaaattgtaatctgccaagtgcccacatgacatgcgGATTACGAAGACTTCAAGCTAATTACcttgcggactcgcctatctttacaccggtgccttctttagctggagacaactcagctcgcagtggatcatcgtcaaaactgatacacacttctgtgatgctattgaacacaatggcatcatctacgcgatcgacaaagcagatggcaccacgtattgctgggacggagcATGTAAGTTGTTTTCGTCTGATGTTAATGataacgccatgacactgtttgaactttttgtgatgattgccatatccctgtttgagcggaatttgagtagaactatggcaatgtattagagacgccgtaaatcagctatatttggaatgagttaattcatgcgattgtgaccatgtcattacagtcaatttgtacccctgaataatcaaatggttaggaagatatggatattctccttattttatagtaatctactagcaaaagggcccgtgcgttgcaatgggacatAATTTTTTTATAGCATAAGATCAATTGTGTTAAATGCAATACATGTGCTTCACTACGGAGCAAATGGCATTTGCCATCAATTATGATTGATTGGGTCAAGTAACTGGATCACAGGACAATTCAACTCATTTAAACCTTGACACTTAAAATGAGCGTGCTGTGATGGAAAAAAGGCGAGGGAGACCTCAAGTGAAAAGGCAAGGAATGCATTCAACGTCATAGAGCATATCTGATTCTTTTTTGTGGTATGGGTTCCTTATTCATCATAGTCATAGCCCTGAAACGATCTCTTCATTATTCACCATGAATGTGCAGCTTAATTAATTATATATGAGCTAAATATGATATTAGTTCCATATATGAACTAATATGTTGTGAAGAAAGAAATCATGTCCAAATATTTAACAACGGGGCAGTTTTCTTGTATTTCAGTTTGTATGTGACAAGAAACAAATGAGATTGATCCTTGAATGAAAAATTGGGAATAAGCTATGCCAAGAGTACTTGATTGTGTACACTTATTAGTACACTTGCCTTGATTGTGTTCCTGAATTAGCACAAGAGCAATAGATGCAGCATGCATTTGTCAATAATGCATTTAAACCATAGTGTACTGCCACCTAAGTAAATCTTGCTGGTTGATCACATGACCCGACAGAAAAATAGACAATCAAGACGCAAGATGTACCTGAACGAACCAAATGATAGGCCTTGGTGCTCCCCGATTCGTTCGTGCAGTCAAGCTGCTGAACCAAGACCCATGACCAGTCACAAGCCGCAATTGTCCAGGAGCCGCGGTCATATCCAGTTGCGAGCTGGCAATATCTACGCGTCATGAATGATCAATGGTGTTGGTATTTTGTCCTATGACAGTGGAATTCTGGGAGCCGGCATCGACGCTCGTTGGATGGGGGCGTCATGGCGCGAGGAGTCGGCATCAGCAAACTATCAGCGAGGTGCCTATACCAAAATTAACTTTTTTGCGGGACTTATACCAAGATTACTGACCACTGGAATGAAAGTATTGTTTCCTACTTTGTATTTAAATCTGTATAAAACCTAAGTTTTTTTGGAATTCCTAAGCTTTTGCACATGAATCATATCACGTATACTTATCATCATGAATTTCCCACTAAATGAATGAAGCcaatggttagtactccctccgtccgaaaatagttgtcatcaaaatggataaaaagagatgtatctagaattaaaatacgtctagatacatccttttttctcCATTTTgaagacaagtatttccggacggagggagtacttatgacTACCCAGAAAAAAGTTACGTTAGACAATTTAAACCATATAGAAGCGAGTGGTTCCAAGTCTAGGATCCGATGGGGCAGCCTCTTGCAGTTCCATGTCTTTTTTGTTTCGTCCTCCTGTACATATTGCCTGCAACTTATTGTGGGTGCTCATCATGGCAATAATTTGTACTCCGTACATAGAGATGAGAGGCATGCTGTCAGACTCAAAAGGTTTTGATGGAAGTGATAAATACTCTGATTTTGACAAAAGAAGATGTCATTCGCGTCTGCTGCCTTCAAACACCAATCTGAATTTAAGCATATCTACTGTTTGATCTACAACATACATACGTACGGCCGTTCAGCACTAATTCCCCTAGCCTCTCAGTCGCAACCGCCACACTCGTCTTCAGGTCTCCTCATCCTTTAACGCCCGCCGTCGCCATCTCTGCCTCTGCCGTGCTCCCTTCACCGTTGCGGCTGAGCTCGCGACGGCTGAAGTGCCGGAAGCCTTCCTAGCGGTGGCTGCCAGGGCTGTGTACTCATTGCCATCCTGCCGTGTCACCTGAACAGGAAAGACGGGCGTGCTCGGTCGTGGCTGTGCCTGACGCACGTTGTTTGAGCATGACCAAGGCGGCGCCGGCAGTGTTCATGACAGACCGGGTCCGTGCTGGCACGGTCTGCCGGCGTGCTAGTAGCATAGTACATCACCATCCTACAGTGCCCTCAACCCCTAGGATGCTACGGTACGATCAAGAGCTCATCGTGGAGCCTATCTTCGCCGGCGGTGATTGCCATCCGGGCCAAGGAGTTGCGCGGGGAAGCAGGAGCTTTACAGGGACTTGCTGCAAGGGTCAAGCAGGCTTGGTGGTGCTGGGGTCTCGACGGCCTCTCGGCGTCGATTTCTTCGGACAAGCCCTGCGGTGCTCCAAGCGCAAAGGATCAACGCCGTCTGCACCCGGCGGATCTCAATTCCTCAATTTTTTCGTAGATTCGATTCGATTTGTTCTCAAGGTACCATGTAAGGAGGAATTTAATGGCCGCGTCGCCATCGGGAAGCCGAGCGCACCTGGCGCCGCTGATTGCTCCTGAGGGCGCCGTGGGCCGCGGTGTGATTCGCTTTAGTGGCCGCCTCTGTCTTCGACGATCACAAGTCCAGGGCTGTAGCGTCCGTCGTCTCGCACGCACCGCCGGATGGCCTCGTATCTATTCGTTCTTCGAACAGTAGCACCTCTTCTCATCCACATTTTCTGAAGCGATATTCAGCTTCCATCCAGCGCTCGTCGACGCCGCCATGGCGGCCACCATGACCACCTCGACCTGATCGTCTTCTGCATGCGCCTCATGTCCGGCCGAGCTTCCAGCACCGTTCGTGGACGCCCCCGCGATGGCCACCATGGCCACGTTGGCATTGATCCTCATCTGTCGGTGCTTCCTCCTAGGCCGTCTCCCTGCTAACATAACCGGGAGCGTCGAGATTTTTGCCTTCCTGTCGTTTCCTTTCcgactaatatattactccctccgttccaaaatagatgactcaactttatactaactttactaaaaaagttaatacaaagttgggtcatctattttggaacggagggagtacgtggctCTTGGGCGTGTGAGTATTGGACAGTTGGACACCATTGGCCTGGGATTATTGTGCTCGTTTTCGTGGATGGGGTTCCCTGGTCTCTTTGACCTGTATCTCGGGTGGACTACTTAAAAAAAACAGACGACACCTCGCAGCTTAAAGCCAGAGTCCGGATCGTTTTTTGTAGGCTTTTTTTATTTTTGCTAAAGGAACCGAGTACGAATTGCTTTTCTTATTTGTTTGAGAAAAAAACAGAAAGAGTCTAGATCATGACTCATGAGGGTGCAGGGAGGCCGTAAAAGCAATGGGCCGGCTTCGTCTATACTAACGGACGGACGAATGAAGACGGACAAAAATTAGGGTGTAAGCAATTAGTACCACATCGCATATATGTTTATTTATAAACTGAAAGTGCAAattcacgggaagaagcgtattgtgacggtgaacccatggagtcaatccgtgctttattattactagtacatatgcccgtgcgttgcatcgggCGAAAAAATATACCTGCTTCATGTGCATTGTGCACTATTTATATCCAATTTTAATAAATGTCGATGATAATGTTAAACATGGAAATTTTCTTATTTTTAATAAAAGTTAATGTTTTCAAAATAATGGAACACTTTTTAAAGAGTAGTTAAATTATTTTTAAGAAATTGGATCATCTATCTAAAAAGGAACATTGTTTGAAGAGATGTTTTAAAAAAATAATGTTTTGCTTGTTTTTGTTGTACATTTTTAAGTGGAAATATTTTTTAGTAAAAagggaacattttttggaattttttgctttttttatgtgtgaacatatttttttgaattaatgatAGTGTGAACATATGTAAAACTGTGAAATTTTTAAACTATATTTACAGTACAAGAAGGAACACAATGGCTGACAAATTAATAGCAATTGTTCTCTGTTCATCAAGAGAACGATTTTTGTTTCTAAGCTAAGAAGATTCAGTTAGATTCATCTCCTCCTATGAGCTCCAGTCAAACAGCCAACGGAATGATGACCAAACCATTGGATAAGATTTAAAGTCCAGGTGACAACGCATTCGAGCACAGATTCTCTCACACACAGAACTCATGAATTCAGGCCAGACTGATTAGTAATTGATGAATGACAGTACAATTTCTTTAATTGGCACCATCCAACACTAAACGAAACAAATCAAATAGATCTAAGATTGGGTTCTGATTTGTGATCAGCAGTCAATAGGAGCAGAGCATGGTACAGATCGACCAATGTATTTAGGTGTCACCGGAAACACAACAGTTCAAAATGATTTACCGTCATCTAGTAAACACAATGGAATATCAAAAGCACTTCATGAAGATACTCTATCGTAGGCCGAATATAGTAGCATGATATTTGTGAGCACCGTCATCTAGTAAAACAGAAAAATGTGCAAGTAGCATCTGATTAAATAGTTTTGGGATCTATTTCAAAAATTATATAAGATTTGAAGCAAATGCTAGAAATTTGTCTCTTCACAAGCTCATATTTTGTAACTAATATGGAGCTAGAGAAATCATCTACCATACTAATTTAAAACTCTAATTAGACAAAAGAATAAGAACAAGTGCTTCTACCACAATTGTACAGTATGCATATATGAACCTGCAAATGTGTGCTATAATTTAGGAGCATTCAACACAGGCAATGCTTATATATCATGGAGCTTATTCTAGAAAGCACATACTTTTAGGCATAAAAATAAACACCTATTTGGCAGGAATGTGTTGTTTATTGAAATTAAAACAAAACAAGCACGGGAAGACCATACTGTATGTCGTCTTCAGATATATCCATCAAGCTTGCTCTTCACTTTCTGGATTCAGAACCTCACCACAGCAGCCTGCTCTGGGTAACCAAATTTCAGGAAACGCCAAGACACCAAACCCTGATGAATTCATATATGTGCTTATTTTTTAAATAAGCACATACTGCAGccagtagcagcagcagaagcagcgtgGAGACCACTCGATTTCTCATGTAGCTATTTCTTTCCTTGCTAAGTTGTTCTACTTCAGTTGTAGTTATGTGAGTCATAAAGACAGAGAAATTTATACATGAATCCCGGTTACCTGTATAGGCTATTACCAGACAACTTAATAAGCTAGAAACTAATTTCAGGTAGAACAGTTGGTAGCAGCACTGTGGACATCACACTATTAAatagttgtttttctttttctttttgcagaAACATGTGCTTACACATCAAAATCAAGCACGTCCATACTCATTCATATACATCCCGCAACACTATCACGCACACTACCTAAACAGGAATCAGATTGACATAAAGCAAAGTGAGAGTTAACACTATATCAAACTAAACATTTTCTGAAGATTTACATTGATCTGCTTTGCAATGAACTGCAAAATCTGCAGAAACCTGAAACTCTGGCCAGGATGAGCACCACGGTTGTTACTGCCAATTTTGACGCAGTTACACAAACTCCTGAGCTGCTAACACCAAAGTGACGAACATACACGAGGATCGGAAGTGATTAACCGCAGTGTGATATGATATGGCTGAGGAAAGCGGGGCGGAAAACCTGTTGACGGCGGCAGAGGTGTGCGGGCGTGTCAAGAGATAGCGACGTGACACGTGACCAAAGAAGCTCATAATCTTCTTCTCTGCTAATAAAACCTACTCCTTCAACCCGCTATAAAGAAATTAGATAGTTTCTAATGAGTTGTTCATATTCAATAAGCCTGCATAGAAAGAATTATAGAAATCTAAACATTTATCCATCTGATAGATCAAAAACTACTTCTTCAATGCGAAAATGTGCATCATTCACATACTTGTAGCAGCTTCAAATAGAACATATAATATCTCGCAATCCCTATTATAGTTAATTTATATTTATACTTTCCCATTTCCAAAATATGATGGTCGGAAAGTAAAGAGTTTATAATGCTTTGCGCTCTTTGGTTGACATGTTGTCACCAGTATTANNNNNNNNNNNNNNNNNNNNNNNNNNNNNNNNNNNNNNNNNNNNNNNNNNNNNNNNNNNNNNNNNNNNNNNNNNNNNNNNNNNNNNNNNNNNNNNNNNNNNNNNNNNNNNNNNNNNNNNNNNNNNNNNNNNNNNNNNNNNNNNNNNNNNNNNNNNNNNNNNNNNNNNNNNNNNNNNNNNNNNNNNNNNNNNNNNNNNNNNNNNNNNNNNNNNNNNNNNNNNNNNNNNNNNNNNNNNNAGGCGAACCAGGACGCGAGCAAGATGCACCGTTGTTGCACTCTCTCTGCTCTtcatccctccctctctctcctccctatcTTACCAAGACATCAGTGACATCCAAAGTCGAGGAATATCTTGATAATGAGCAAGTATCGGTGAGCCCCAGATATCTTCTCCCTTACGAAATCTTATCTCTTTTCAATATTCCACTCATTTTTAAACTATGCCACAAGAAATATTGTTATATATGATCTGTATCTGTAAGATGTGGTAGGCATGAATATTAAATTATGAATCCAGTAGAAAGTACCCCCTAAAAAAATATAAGAATGTTTATATTTCTTTAATGAGGAAGTAATTATAATGGATGTTCATCCAAAAAAAATTGTAAATTGGTGCATACATAGCATCCAGCAGCTTCGGGTCCAGCACATCATCTAGCGACAACAAGCCACCGCCCACTTCCCACTACGTGCCCCCTTATCCAGAACACGCCatgcttcctcctcttcttctccatcCACCCGATGCTCTACCTTCTTTTCTTCTCTATCCAGGGAAGCAACCCCTTCTGTCGGTGAGGAACCATCAGATTTTGGAGCTCCTCCATCGTCGTTCGATCTAGCCTCCTGCTCAGCCGCTGCCCATGCTCCGGACGTCCAGCAGCCTCGCCCCCGACCAACAGCCTCGGATCCGTCCCGATTTGGACGTCCACAGCCTCGCCACCTGCGCCAGGCATGCTTCCCTTCCAAGTCCGGCCGACCCCGCACTGCTCATCCTCGCTGCTTCCTCTGCTCGCGGCTCGCGTTGACTGCAAGGAGGGTAAGCGCCTCGTCCAGCTGCGGCCCACTTGCCACGGTCGGGCCTGCGGCGGAGGGCCCAGCGCGCGGTGGCGGGGAGCAGCATCCCCATGCCGTGGTGGCGGAGCCCCTCTCTGGTGGGTGGGTGGCCGACGGGGGCTACATGGTCGGTTTGCAGTGGTGGCTCGGTTGCTCGCCAGATCTGGCAGCGGTGATTGGAGACTTCGCGTtcgtcggccttcttctccggcgaagGGGAAGTCGGGGACGAGCCGGCGGCCGCGGCAGTAGGGGATTCGTGGGAGCAGCAGCCGCGGccggcgtggtggcggtggtgctTCTTGGGCACGGGCTGACGCAGCATCTTGCGCATGTCGTAGGCGTCCTCGCCGTCAGCATAGTACTTGGCCTCGATGTCGTGGATCTGGTAGCCGAGGGTGGAGGTGTAGAGGTTCAAGCCGGCGCGGTTGGAGCGACGGACGTGGAGGAAGACGTACTCGGCGCCGAAGACCTGGTCCATGGCCACAAGTGGCCTGCAAGGCGGGCCTGTGGCGGAGGCGCGGGAGGCTGTCGGGGCAGTGGTGCTCGGCGTCTGCCTCTGGCGAGATGTGGCTGGCTCGGTTGTGGTGGTGCTGCGTCCAGTGGCGCAAGCTCATCCATCtctgtactctctctctctctctctctctctctctggctgaGCGCTATCCTCGGCTCTGTCTCCACTTCGCGTCGGCCTCAATCGAATCGTTTTTTCTCACTTGTTTCTGGACTGCGGGTTAATTTCTCAGAAACTGGGGGACTTTTTTGCAAAAGTGacgacgacgtacgaccagaagcactccgtgctttattagtagggaaagactAGTacaaatgtccgtgcgttgcaccgggcgatAAAAGTGGTAGAACCTGCTTGAAGGTTCATTTTTTGCCCCATTTTATATCCAATTTTAATAAATGTTGAACGTGGAAAtttccttttttttaataaaacttTAATATTTCATTAAAAATGTAACACCTATTGAAGAAtagttaacatttttataaaaattaGAACATACtctataaaataaaagagaaattaAAGAATGTATTTCTGTTGTATATGTAAATGGTTTTATAGTCAAATGTGTTTTTTGGGGGATAATTTTTAAAAATAACATGTTCTATAAAAAAATTAAACTATTTTTTGTGTTAACTTTTTGGGCATTTTTGTTTGGCAATTTTTACAGATAGTTGGTTGTTTGGTTGGAAGTTTTTTTTAACTATCTGGGCTTGCCAATAGTTCACGTATACAGAAGGACCCATGAACTCATCTTGTACTATTGTGATCCCTAAAAAAACTAAATCTTCTTACTGCTGCACCATGAGGGCTCTTCTTTATCTTTTCACACCCTCCCGTACTCCCTTGTGCGCCGCCAATGCCTGCACTCCGTCCGCCATCTCCTCAAGGCGACCAAAGCCTCGACGCAGGCGAGTGTAACTACGCCATTTCCCTCTCATCCTCTGGCACGGGCAGCGCGTCGTCTCTATCGCTGTCGCCGCCGTaaaaatgtccgtgcgttgcaccgggcgaaaAATATCTCAACGTCTTCGTATTAAAAGAACGTCGTGCACCCTTGTACTAAGAACACTACACAACAGTGGTTGATTCAATCTCTAAAACCTAGCTATCCAAATCTACCTAGTTGATCTTGTTTATTAATTCAACAGCAGGTAGTTGTAGCTTAATTTTCATTCGGTCTCAATGGATTAATTCAGGCAGTATTTTCTATGTAAAATGAAGCTATACATCATTACAATAAAGGTTCTGTTATTTCTCTTATAAAATAAAAATTAAGCATTACTGTATGTCTAAGAAaacactccctccgttcctaaatatttgtctttctagagatttcaacaagtgactacatacagagcaaaatgagtgaatctacactctaaaatatgtctatatacatccgtatgtggtagtccatttgaatctctaaaaagacaaatatttaggaacggaggagtatTTACATGCAGCTATAAAAGGTTTTGGTGCTTCCGAAGTGAAAGCTTTATTGTGTACATGTATTTGAAAACAGGGAAAACATAAGTTTCTTGTGAGAATTAGCACAGGCATTTGCTTGGCAACTTGAACAAAGCTCAGGCTTTGCATATTAAGTTGCACCAATGGTACTAAATATTGTAAAACAGAATGCCGAAGGAAATAGTACCTAGGCACCGAATTAAAATGAGTTAGCAGATCACCCATGAGAATAGACCAAGGTAGGTCATGGAAGGCAATGCATTGGGTATTATTGACCTTCTGAAACTCTAGTAAATATATGCTAAATGTCAAAGTAATTTGCTTGCTCCTGACTCCTGCGAAGATAAAGGTGACATAAGACCGATTACCCTGCAATATTAAAATCAAGACTCATAGGTCCCAGCAAATTACGATGCTAGAAGAAAGGAAAAACTAAAACTCAAAAGCAACTGAAATTAGAATGCAGGGACATATGGTGTTCATGGATACCTCTTGTGGTCGGTCTCCCCACATCGAGGATACGTAGTAGTAAACAATCTTAAGAAGGGCTTCATTTTTTTCCATAATAAGGCATCCCTTGGTGAGCCTCGCCTTTCCATCGGTAGGTTGGCAGAGCATAGTTTGGCAGCTGGAGCATGCCACCAAAGTCTGATAGTGGCTGAACACACTGTAATAGAAAAATAGTAAGTTGGATTTTCACATTAGTAACAATAAAATGTTATGTTGTCTAGAAAGTGTGAAGCAACACCAATGATCACATCCTAAAGTAGTCCTCAAAAATCAAGAGTGCACATCTACGTTCATAGTCATAGGTGTAGTAGAACTTTTTCATTGAATTAACATGATGTTGCCAAAAGATGTTAATCAACCATGTGACCACGTCTCTGCAGCATACATGTATATACTTAGTGAGCGTAATAGACTGAGTCCAATAGGCATGAGACACTGCACCAATTCTCTCTTTTTTCTTCCGGGGAAACTACACTAACTCTAAATTGAACTCTTTGAACTTCATCTTTCTTTCACAGCAAAGCCCCATAAGATAAAGAAGAATTAGCCAAACATACAAAAAGTCCGTAAATATATTAGTTAGATGAGAATAAACAGATGAAGCAGCAATGATCAATAATAAACacttgggtggggaatgaattgctCCTGCTGAATTCGCTGAGGTGCAGCACCGTGACTTTGCAACAGCAGCCCACATGGAGGCGATCTGCGGCAATGCTGGTCATATTGGCCAGTGTCAGCCTCTGCTCGACTACTCCTGCAAGGATGTCCTGCTGAACCCCCAGACTCCTTGCTGGCCCACGCCACCTTCATGCCTGATAAAACCTATCATAAAACATACATTAGTGATCCTAAAAGATTACCAAGAGATGCTAATTGGAGTGCCGTAATGCCGACAGCTGCTGACCCAAGACGTGTAGAGGCACTTTTTATGTTTTTTCACACAGAATAAAATCCAGTAAAATAGTGCTTAAATAACACCTTTTTTGCATGAGAGCCTTGTATGTAGTTCTATGACAATTAAATAGTGTCCGTTGCATCGGGGGAACACGTGCAAGTATCCATGCACCATGCTATTGAAAAACACACTTCAAATCACCGATCGAGATGTTCCTAGTTGCCGCACTTGGAAGCTTAATCCTCTCGCTCCTTCTTTCGCTTCTACGCTCGTGCTTTTTGCAAGTTCGTACGTCCTCAGTCAAGGAGCCGAAACATGGTTAGTGCTCTCATATGTTTTGAACTTTTACTGAATTCAATAATCTAAATCTTATAACATTTATTGATGACAGGAGAAACTGAAATTTTCTTAGTCCGTACGTTCAGCAAAGCAATTAAAGTGAAATGTAACATTCCAACTATACAAGATCACTTAAAGTGGTGCAAATACTCCCAGATATGATTGTGATCCAATAAATTGATTTTGATTCTTATATTATGCCATGGGAAAAGTGCATAAATCCTGGCAATGAAGCAAAAAATAATAGAGTTTACACTGAAGATTGTCAACAAAGATTAACTCTTAAATAGATTTAATCAATGATGAATAAATGATTCTCTTTTCTTTTTGATTAGAGGGTTCACTACAAAGAAATTTATTTTCTGTTGGAATCTTTCCAACATTGTTAGCGACAATCATCACACTTTTTAAGAAAAGTAGACTAAAGTAATGAGACAACATGTAGTTGCATGTACAGCGTATTCTATCAAGCTTATAGTGTCAAGGAAAAATGATAACTGTTCTTTGTTGGTTTTAAGTAACAGCGGGACTTgaagtttcaaaaacagtacatcAATGTAACACTACTTCAGTGCTTTCAACCCTATCAAGGCACGCAGCCTGTTCTATATGAAGAGGTTTTGCCTCATGCCTCATCACATTTGGGAAGAAGAAAACCTTATCATATTtaactggtagtattttgcaaaaggTACAACATTAGAGATTCACTCTCAAGTAAATTTCAATTTGCATAGACAGACCTGACAATACAACTCAAAAGCCTTCAGGGCGTCAACAACATTCTTGAGGTTTCCATAGTTACTACCAAGTGAAGCCAACTTTAGGATCTGTCTTTCCTGAAGGTTCATGTCAGTCAGATGGATACATTTCACTTATTAAACACAAATATTTGTGCACACTTCAGATTAAGCAAACATACAGCTTGAGGACCGCAAGCTAATTTGCCAAGGTAAGGCTAATCTCCTGCAAGACTGCAACCTCCCACACTTTGACGTCCTCCTTGACAACTCATGCCATGAATTTAGCAACACCATTCAGTAGTTCATCGCTGAATACAAATTAGGGAGACTGAATCTCGCCACCTGAACAATAAATTTATTTACCTCTGTTTTTCGCACTGAGCAGCAGTTGCACAAACTCTTTCTCCTTCCTAATCGACTCCCCGTCTCCATCGCCGCCGCCTTGTCCTTCCATCTAACAACCTGAACCAAGAACCTCCAGTAAGCCATCTGATTTGGTTTTGTCATTTGCTAGCAAATCTAAATTTTTTTCTACCTCGTCATTTGCAATGCTTGGTGGTGTTTTTTTGTTTAAATCATCTTTGAAACTACATTACAACAAATTATGCTTGCAACTCCACACAATCAACCCGCTCCGGATAATTTAGATAATTGTGCCATGATTTATGTAGATTGATTGCCTTTTCAAATCAAATTGTTCCTTTCAGTCAATTATTCCTGAATGTAGTGGTCACAAAAATTTATCTACTGCTTCTGAGTTCAGGAGGGGAGAAGTAGAGATATATTATCCTCAAAACTCTGAGCAAAACTGCAGCACAGGAGCTCCTGGCGAAATCCTGGAGCCGCAACAGGGACACCGGACACCCGTACAGTGGCCTGGCACCGGTGGTAGGAGAGCACACGCACACCAACTCAGACCTGGCCTGCAAGACCATGCCCCTTCCCGACCTCCGCGTGTACTCCTACTCCGTCAACGATGGTGACTACCAGAGACCAGCGCTGGGGGGCGTGGGGCTGACGGCGACCTTGTGCGCTGGGGGGTCGGGGGGCTAACGGCGACCTTGTGCCCGGGGAGGGCGGCAGGCACCCGGGGACGCCACGACCACTGCTCCAGCACCCCTCCTGCTCTTCCCAGAGCAAGTACCAGCGCGAGGAGGGCCCagcccgccggcaagaggctcgtGGTGTGACACGGGgacgggacgtcgggctgtagaggGGCGGTGGTGGATCCGCAGCGGCGAGCGAGGGTGGGGCGACGGCGGGCTGCAgcgggggcggggcggggcgggg is a window of Triticum dicoccoides isolate Atlit2015 ecotype Zavitan chromosome 2B, WEW_v2.0, whole genome shotgun sequence DNA encoding:
- the LOC119362662 gene encoding uncharacterized protein LOC119362662; translated protein: MDQVFGAEYVFLHVRRSNRAGLNLYTSTLGYQIHDIEAKYYADGEDAYDMRKMLRQPVPKKHHRHHAGRGCCSHESPTAAAAGSSPTSPSPEKKADEREVSNHRCQIWRATEPPLQTDHVAPVGHPPTREGLRHHGMGMLLPATARWALRRRPDRGKWAAAGRGAYPPCSQREPRAEEAARMSSAGSAGLGREACLAQVARLWTSKSGRIRGCWSGARLLDVRSMGSG